One window of the Ictidomys tridecemlineatus isolate mIctTri1 chromosome 11, mIctTri1.hap1, whole genome shotgun sequence genome contains the following:
- the Pnrc2 gene encoding proline-rich nuclear receptor coactivator 2 isoform X2 yields the protein MGGGERYNIPTPQSRNGSKNQQQLNRQKTKDQNSQMKIVHKKKERGHGYNSSAAAWQAMQNGGKNKNFPSNQNWNASLSSPTLLFKSQVNQNYAGAKFSEPPSPSVLPKPPSHWVPVNFNPSDKEIMTFQLKTLLKVQV from the coding sequence ATGGGTGGTGGAGAGAGGTATAACATTCCAACTCCTCAGTCTAGAAATGGTAGTAAGAACCAACAGCAGCTTAATAGACAGAAGACCAAGGATCAGAATTCCCAGATGAAAATTGttcataagaaaaaagaaagaggacatGGTTATAACTCATCAGCAGCTGCATGGCAGGCCATGCAAAATGGGGGGAAGAACAAAAATTTTCCAAGTAATCAAAATTGGAATGCTAGCTTATCAAGTCCCACCCTACTTTTTAAGTCTCAAGTTAATCAGAACTATGCTGGAGCCAAATTTAGTGAGCCACCATCACCAAGTGTTCTTCCTAAACCACCAAGCCACTGGGTTCCTGTGAACTTTAATCCTTCAGACAAGGAAATAATGACATTTCAACTTAAAACCTTACTTAAAGTCCAAGTATAA